In Gallus gallus isolate bGalGal1 chromosome 8, bGalGal1.mat.broiler.GRCg7b, whole genome shotgun sequence, one DNA window encodes the following:
- the SRSF11 gene encoding serine/arginine-rich splicing factor 11 isoform X2, translating to MSTVDPKLNHVAAGLVSPSLKSDTSSKEIEEAMKRVREAQSLISAAIEPDKKDEKRRHSRSRSRSRRRRTPSSSRHRRSRSRSRRRSHSKSRSRRRSKSPRRRRSHSRERSRRSRSTSKTRDKKKEEKEKKRSKTPPKSYSTTRRSRSTSRERRRRRSRSGTRSPKKPRSPKRKMSRSPSPRRHKKEKKKDKDKERSRDERERSTSKKKKSKDKEKDRERKSESDKDVKQVTRDYDEEEQGYDSEKEKKEEKKMADSSSPKVKESAAEKGSGESARESKVNGDDHHEEDMDMSD from the exons ATGAGCACAGTGGATCCAAA gttGAACCACGTAGCTGCAGGTCTTGTTTCACCAAGTCTGAAATCAGATACCTCCAGTAAAGAAATAGAAGAAGCTATGAAAAGAGTACGAGAAGCACAGTCATTAATTTCTGCTGCTATAGAGCCAG acaaaaaagatgaaaaaagaaggcattcaaggtcaaGATCGCGctcgaggaggaggaggacaccTTCTTCATCTAGACACAG GCGGTCAAGAAGCAGATCGAGGAGAAGGTCCCATTCAAAATCAAGAAGCAGGAGGCGATCTAAAAGTCCAAGGCGAAGAAGATCTCATTCCAGAGAGAGAAGTAGAAGATCCAGGAGCACATCCAAAACCAG ggataaaaagaaagaagagaaagaaaagaagcgCTCTAAGACTCCCCCCAAAAGCTACAGCACAACGAGGCGATCCAGAAGCACAAGCAG GGAAAGACGGCGTAGAAGAAGCAGGAGTGGAACACGGTCACCTAAAAAACCCAGGTCACCTAAGAGGAAAATGTCGCGGTCCCCATCTCCCAGAAG gcataaaaaggaaaaaaagaaggataaagACAAAGAGAGGAGCAGAGATGAGAGGGAACGGTCaaccagcaagaaaaaaaaaagcaaagacaaagagaaggatCGAGAACGGAAATCCGAGAGTGATAAAGACGTGAAA CAGGTCACAAGGGATTATGATGAAGAGGAACAGGGATATGACAGcgagaaggagaaaaaggaagaaaagaaaatggcagaTTCTTCTTCTCCTAAAGTAAAGGAGTCTGCGGCTGAGAAAGGAAGTGGAGAATCAGCGAGGGAGTCCAAAGTGAACGGGGATGATCACCACGAAGAGGATATGGATATGAGTGACTGA